A region from the Mustela erminea isolate mMusErm1 chromosome 10, mMusErm1.Pri, whole genome shotgun sequence genome encodes:
- the LOC116568278 gene encoding uncharacterized protein LOC116568278 codes for MEPQAARRILLSSGGLGLRHRGPGPSGARAHAGRTDAVPVNLRPGKLTAAHRLSAARPEGPGAEPEAAGRGNALAESQLAGVRDGHVARRAAAARCSEPAAAARVPAASQGGRSTRPPGGRVASEVRPLPCRLPRRLPSLCFRFLLPFRSSIFSRNRRVRSPFRSRNDSSKVNGSKWSFLLVVPGRLCRSESPGCFQPDARLGLSWDHKPAI; via the coding sequence ATGGAGCCCCAGGCTGCCCGGCGCATTCTTCTCTCCAGCGGGGGCCTCGGACTCCGGCACCGCGGCCCAGGGCCGAGCGGGGCCAGGGCGCACGCGGGCCGGACGGATGCAGTGCCCGTGAACTTGAGGCCTGGTAAACTGACCGCAGCTCACAGGTTGTCTGCCGCGCGGCCCGAGGGGCCGGGAGCCGAGCCGGAGGCGGCGGGCCGAGGAAACGCGCTAGCAGAGAGCCAGCTCGCCGGGGTCCGCGACGGACACGTGGCCCGACGGGCGGCCGCTGCCCGCTGCTCCGAACCCGCCGCTGCGGCTCGCGTCCCGGCCGCCTCTCAGGGCGGCAGGTCCACCCGGCCCCCGGGTGGCCGCGTCGCATCGGAGGTCCGCCCCCTGCCCTGCAGGCTCCCGCGGCGGCTGCCCAGCCTCTGCTTTCGTTTTCTCCTGCCCTTTCGCAGTTCCATTTTTTCGAGAAACAGACGGGTGCGTTCCCCTTTCCGTTCCCGAAATGATTCTTCTAAGGTGAATGGCTCAAAATGGAGCTTTCTTCTCGTGGTCCCTGGGAGACTCTGCAGGAGTGAATCTCCGGGCTGTTTCCAGCCAGACGCGCGCCTTGGGCTCTCGTGGGATCACAAACCTGCAATCTAA